In Halalkalibaculum roseum, a single window of DNA contains:
- the fadJ gene encoding fatty acid oxidation complex subunit alpha FadJ, producing the protein MSYLDIRTEDNIAVVTLDQPDSKVNKLDEELIDAFEELMDKYENDSELRGIVIISGKEGNFIAGADVEMLKNKQAPEGIEELSRRGNELLLRLENYNKPVVAAIHGACIGGGNEVAMACHYRVASKDSATTFGQPEVKLGLLPGGGGTQRLPRLIGLQNALTYELTGKNIYPRQAYKMGLVDELTHKDAVLTAAKKAVEKINKGKFSRKDKRGLGAKLLEGNPIGRKIIFSQARKRAQGNTKGNYPAPFKIIDCIEEGYKNGFKAGLEKESIGFGELAATKESKALVNLFFSMQGAKKNPDKEKAKEVNKIGVLGAGLMGSGIADVSVNNDYRVLLKDQDIEPAAKGEQAIWEDLDTKVSKRIISSFERDRISGLVTPTDSYKGFENVDLVIEAVFEDLDLKKKIVKEVEEYIPERCIFASNTSSLPIAKIAEASQRPEQVIGMHYFSPVPKMPLIEIIKTDETADWVTATAREVGIQQGKHVIVVNDGPGFYTTRILAPFMNEALMLLDEGVSIEQLDKDMKSFGFPVGPAALFDEVGIDVAAHITEVLNPMFSERGVEPSAKPQELFDDGYKGKKNKKGFYNYEQQNSKKKKKDPNEEIYKYFGGSGRKSIDTEDLQMRMALVMINEAALCLQEDILESATDGDLGAILGLGFPPFLGGPFRYIDRLGADEVVKRMERFEDEIGVRFKPAPILKEYASSNKKFHND; encoded by the coding sequence ATGAGTTACTTAGATATCAGAACCGAAGACAACATTGCCGTTGTAACACTCGATCAACCCGATTCAAAGGTTAACAAGCTCGATGAAGAACTTATTGATGCTTTTGAAGAGCTGATGGATAAATATGAAAATGACAGTGAGCTTCGGGGCATCGTTATTATCAGTGGCAAGGAGGGCAATTTCATTGCCGGGGCAGATGTGGAAATGCTCAAGAACAAACAGGCACCTGAGGGCATTGAAGAGCTAAGCCGGCGGGGTAATGAACTGCTGTTACGCCTGGAAAATTATAATAAACCCGTGGTTGCCGCCATTCACGGAGCCTGCATCGGCGGCGGAAACGAAGTGGCGATGGCCTGCCACTATCGCGTGGCTTCCAAAGATTCAGCGACCACCTTTGGACAGCCGGAAGTTAAACTAGGACTCCTTCCCGGCGGAGGAGGAACCCAACGTCTGCCAAGGCTGATTGGCTTGCAGAATGCACTGACCTATGAATTGACCGGCAAGAATATTTATCCGCGTCAGGCGTACAAGATGGGATTGGTGGATGAGCTCACTCACAAAGACGCCGTACTCACAGCTGCAAAAAAAGCCGTTGAAAAAATTAACAAGGGCAAGTTCAGCCGTAAAGACAAGCGGGGCTTGGGAGCCAAACTCCTGGAAGGCAATCCCATAGGACGGAAAATCATCTTTTCCCAGGCCCGAAAAAGGGCTCAGGGCAATACCAAAGGTAACTATCCTGCGCCTTTTAAAATCATTGATTGTATCGAAGAAGGCTATAAAAACGGATTTAAAGCGGGTCTTGAAAAAGAGTCCATTGGTTTTGGTGAACTGGCCGCAACCAAGGAGTCGAAAGCACTGGTAAACCTCTTTTTTAGCATGCAGGGTGCCAAGAAAAATCCTGATAAAGAAAAGGCCAAAGAGGTAAATAAAATTGGGGTGCTGGGTGCCGGTCTAATGGGATCCGGTATTGCGGATGTAAGTGTTAACAACGATTACCGCGTTTTACTAAAAGACCAGGATATTGAACCGGCCGCCAAAGGAGAGCAGGCAATCTGGGAAGATCTGGATACAAAGGTAAGCAAGCGAATCATATCGTCTTTTGAGCGAGATCGCATCAGCGGGCTGGTTACCCCTACTGATTCCTACAAAGGATTTGAAAATGTGGACCTGGTCATTGAGGCTGTATTTGAAGATTTGGACCTAAAGAAGAAGATCGTCAAAGAGGTAGAGGAGTACATACCGGAACGCTGCATATTTGCTTCCAATACTTCTTCCCTTCCTATAGCCAAAATTGCCGAGGCTTCACAAAGGCCTGAGCAGGTGATCGGCATGCACTACTTTTCCCCGGTACCCAAAATGCCGCTCATTGAAATCATAAAAACCGACGAAACGGCTGATTGGGTAACCGCCACGGCGAGGGAAGTGGGCATACAGCAGGGCAAACACGTCATTGTGGTCAACGACGGACCCGGATTTTATACCACCCGTATACTGGCTCCCTTTATGAATGAAGCCCTGATGCTGCTGGATGAAGGCGTATCTATTGAACAACTGGACAAAGATATGAAGAGCTTCGGTTTTCCGGTGGGCCCTGCAGCACTTTTCGATGAAGTAGGCATAGATGTAGCAGCTCATATTACCGAAGTACTGAACCCGATGTTTTCGGAACGAGGTGTTGAACCCAGTGCAAAACCGCAGGAGCTATTTGATGACGGTTACAAAGGAAAGAAGAACAAAAAGGGTTTTTATAATTACGAGCAGCAGAATTCCAAAAAGAAGAAAAAAGATCCCAATGAGGAGATCTACAAGTATTTCGGAGGATCCGGACGAAAATCGATCGATACGGAAGACCTTCAGATGCGCATGGCCCTGGTGATGATCAACGAGGCCGCACTGTGTCTGCAGGAGGATATACTCGAGAGTGCTACCGACGGTGATTTGGGAGCCATTCTTGGATTGGGATTCCCTCCTTTCCTGGGCGGGCCATTCCGTTACATTGACCGCCTAGGCGCGGATGAAGTAGTGAAGCGTATGGAGCGATTCGAAGATGAAATCGGTGTTCGCTTCAAGCCGGCGCCGATACTGAAGGAGTATGCCTCTTCGAACAAGAAGTTTCATAACGACTAA
- a CDS encoding TraR/DksA family transcriptional regulator has protein sequence MASAKDKEKDKKQERVSPYNDEELEYFRDIIIKKRDEAEQELESLQNSLRDSMENANDESAYSFHMADAGTDAQEREKTYMLYNRTRKFVRYLDDALKRIENKTYGVCKVTGKKISKGRLEAVPHTQLSIEAKLKRR, from the coding sequence ATGGCTTCTGCAAAAGACAAAGAAAAGGACAAAAAGCAGGAACGAGTTTCCCCTTACAATGATGAAGAACTGGAGTATTTCCGAGATATCATCATAAAAAAGCGTGACGAGGCGGAACAGGAGCTCGAATCCTTGCAGAACTCTCTGAGAGACAGCATGGAAAATGCCAATGATGAATCGGCTTACTCCTTTCACATGGCGGATGCGGGAACCGATGCCCAGGAGCGCGAGAAGACCTATATGCTGTACAACCGTACCAGGAAGTTTGTTCGCTATCTTGACGATGCGCTGAAGCGTATTGAGAACAAGACCTATGGGGTTTGCAAGGTAACGGGTAAGAAAATATCCAAAGGACGACTGGAAGCGGTTCCGCACACCCAGCTTAGCATAGAAGCCAAACTCAAACGCCGATAA
- a CDS encoding low molecular weight protein-tyrosine-phosphatase yields MLDKEITKENPYKLCFVCLGNICRSPTAEGVFQHLVNERNLQAFFEVDSAGTSAYHVGESANSKSQQTAQQHGITLHSKARQFESFDLDYFDLVLAMDQENLTNIKRMSNGDADDVKIGMLRDFDPQPGDGEVPDPYYGGIQGFENVFQIVKRSCVNLLDRLEPNIKRSQ; encoded by the coding sequence ATGCTCGATAAAGAGATCACCAAAGAAAATCCTTATAAACTCTGCTTCGTCTGTCTTGGTAACATATGCCGGAGCCCGACCGCGGAAGGCGTTTTTCAGCACCTGGTAAACGAACGGAACCTACAGGCCTTTTTCGAAGTCGATTCAGCCGGAACATCGGCCTATCATGTGGGCGAATCGGCCAATAGCAAAAGCCAGCAGACCGCACAGCAGCACGGCATCACCCTGCACTCCAAGGCCCGACAGTTTGAGTCATTCGACCTGGACTATTTTGACCTGGTACTGGCTATGGACCAGGAAAATCTCACGAATATAAAAAGGATGAGTAACGGCGATGCAGACGACGTTAAAATCGGCATGCTCAGGGATTTTGATCCCCAACCCGGAGATGGAGAGGTGCCCGACCCTTATTACGGCGGGATACAGGGATTTGAGAACGTTTTTCAGATTGTGAAACGAAGCTGCGTCAACTTACTCGACCGACTGGAGCCTAATATTAAAAGAAGTCAGTAA
- the ileS gene encoding isoleucine--tRNA ligase yields MSKQFEEVKQLNFSKLEVETLKWWKEHKIFKKSLTTREEGIPFTFYEGPPTANGKPGIHHVMSRTVKDMFCRYKTLKGFRVERKAGWDTHGLPVEIEVEKELGLEGREQVEDYGMAKYNDKCRNSVLKYKDLWDKLTKRMAYWVDLDDPYVTFENDYIESVWWAFKTLYEKGLVYKGYKIQWYSPGSGTVLSSHEVSLGYEETQDPSIFVKFKLRMAEDVYFLAWTTTPWTIVSNMALAVNPTIDYAKIKISEGDRTEFYIMAKDCIEEVIDHDYEIIEEYKGEELIGWTYEPVFKYVLDEYDEDDAWRVISADYVTTDEGTGVVHTAPAFGADDFKSCKEADIPMFNPIDQDGKFTNAAPDFEGQWFKDADKDISRAIKDKYLMYKHETYVHNYPFDWRKGTPLMSYPVESWFIRTTDVKDKMVKYNADINWKPESTGTGRFGTWLENNVDWAVSRQRYWGTPIPLWVSDEDPEYVEVVGSLEELKKKAGLPDDEDIDMHRPYIDEITWEGPNGGTMRRIPDLLDVWFDSGSMPFAQWHYPFENKDRFKTNFPADFIAEGVDQTRGWFYTLHALGTMLFDEPAYKNVVSNGLVLDENGEKMSKSKGNSVDPFEVIQKYGADTVRWYMMSNSSPWENLRFSEDGLQDTQRKFFNTIVNTYSFFAMYANIDGFTYSGTPIPVNDRHEMDRWIISKSNTTVKLVDEYLDEYEPTKAAREVEAFVEELSNWYVRRNRRRFWREGKSLDKTAAYQTLYECLTDLSKLISPIAPFLGEWLFQKLNDVTDKDEESVHISFYPTVEETAIDKPLEYRMELARQISSMVLSLRNKIEINVRQPLSRIILPVDDEEERQAIESMEDIILDEVNVKDIEFVDDDSGIVRKSAKPNYPVLGKKLGDKMKPVAEMIRNLNTQEITEYENTGSIKLDLGEQGTVTLGSDALEINRVGLEGWEVETEKGLSVALDTELTTKLVQEGLAREFVNRIQNMRKEADFDVVDRIAIGFNGSNQLEEAVESMNDYIKSETLAEDITPSKLDVSDFVKTWEIGDKDCTISIRRNPN; encoded by the coding sequence ATGAGTAAACAGTTTGAAGAAGTAAAACAGCTAAATTTTTCCAAGCTTGAGGTGGAAACCCTGAAGTGGTGGAAAGAGCATAAGATTTTCAAAAAGAGCCTTACTACGCGCGAGGAGGGCATTCCTTTTACTTTTTATGAAGGGCCGCCCACCGCAAACGGCAAGCCGGGCATCCACCATGTGATGTCACGCACAGTCAAGGACATGTTTTGCCGATACAAGACCCTTAAAGGTTTCCGTGTTGAGCGAAAAGCCGGGTGGGATACACATGGGCTGCCGGTAGAGATTGAGGTGGAAAAAGAGTTGGGACTTGAAGGCCGTGAGCAGGTAGAAGATTACGGTATGGCCAAGTATAATGATAAGTGCCGCAACAGTGTACTGAAGTACAAGGATCTCTGGGACAAGCTGACCAAGCGAATGGCCTACTGGGTGGATCTGGACGATCCCTATGTCACTTTTGAAAATGACTATATCGAATCGGTATGGTGGGCTTTTAAAACCCTATATGAAAAGGGACTGGTATATAAAGGCTATAAAATTCAATGGTACTCGCCCGGAAGCGGTACGGTACTCTCTTCTCACGAAGTCAGTCTGGGCTATGAGGAGACGCAAGACCCTTCGATTTTTGTGAAGTTTAAACTGCGCATGGCTGAAGATGTCTACTTTTTGGCCTGGACCACGACGCCATGGACCATCGTATCCAATATGGCGCTTGCAGTGAATCCGACGATCGACTATGCCAAGATCAAGATTTCTGAGGGCGACCGAACGGAATTTTATATCATGGCGAAAGACTGCATAGAAGAAGTCATCGACCATGACTATGAGATTATAGAAGAATATAAAGGCGAAGAACTGATCGGCTGGACCTATGAGCCCGTCTTCAAATATGTACTCGATGAATACGATGAAGACGATGCCTGGAGAGTTATCTCCGCAGATTATGTAACCACTGATGAAGGTACCGGCGTGGTGCATACCGCTCCCGCTTTCGGTGCCGATGACTTCAAGTCATGCAAAGAGGCTGACATCCCGATGTTCAATCCCATTGACCAGGACGGGAAGTTTACCAATGCCGCGCCCGACTTTGAAGGCCAGTGGTTTAAGGATGCCGACAAGGATATTTCCCGTGCCATCAAGGACAAATATCTAATGTATAAGCACGAAACCTACGTGCACAATTATCCCTTCGATTGGCGCAAAGGAACACCGCTGATGTCATACCCGGTGGAATCATGGTTTATTCGAACCACCGACGTGAAAGACAAGATGGTGAAGTATAATGCCGATATTAATTGGAAGCCTGAAAGTACAGGTACCGGACGATTCGGCACCTGGCTGGAAAATAATGTTGACTGGGCGGTATCCCGGCAGCGGTACTGGGGTACGCCGATTCCTCTTTGGGTCAGTGATGAAGATCCCGAATATGTTGAGGTAGTCGGAAGCCTGGAAGAACTCAAGAAAAAAGCAGGCCTGCCGGATGACGAAGATATTGACATGCACCGGCCCTATATCGATGAGATTACCTGGGAAGGTCCGAACGGGGGCACCATGCGTCGCATCCCTGATCTGTTGGATGTTTGGTTCGATTCAGGCTCCATGCCTTTTGCTCAATGGCATTATCCCTTTGAAAATAAAGATCGATTCAAAACCAATTTCCCGGCAGATTTCATTGCTGAGGGAGTAGATCAAACCCGCGGTTGGTTCTATACCCTTCATGCTTTGGGAACTATGCTCTTCGATGAGCCGGCCTATAAGAATGTAGTTTCCAACGGACTGGTGCTCGATGAGAATGGGGAGAAGATGAGCAAGTCGAAAGGCAACTCAGTTGATCCATTTGAAGTAATCCAGAAATATGGTGCCGACACGGTTCGCTGGTATATGATGAGCAATTCATCCCCATGGGAGAACCTCCGTTTCAGTGAAGACGGACTTCAGGATACCCAGCGCAAATTTTTTAATACCATCGTCAATACCTACTCCTTCTTTGCGATGTACGCCAATATTGACGGATTTACCTATTCGGGTACACCGATTCCGGTAAACGATCGTCATGAGATGGATCGCTGGATAATTTCCAAAAGCAATACCACCGTCAAGCTGGTTGATGAATATCTTGATGAGTATGAACCCACCAAGGCAGCTCGCGAAGTGGAAGCTTTTGTGGAAGAGTTGAGCAACTGGTACGTTCGCAGAAACAGGCGTCGTTTCTGGAGGGAAGGTAAAAGTCTTGATAAGACAGCTGCCTATCAGACACTCTATGAATGCCTGACCGATCTTTCGAAGTTGATCAGTCCCATAGCTCCATTTTTGGGAGAATGGCTTTTTCAGAAGCTCAATGATGTAACCGACAAAGACGAAGAGTCGGTACATATTTCATTCTATCCAACGGTAGAAGAGACGGCTATTGATAAACCGCTTGAGTACCGCATGGAGCTGGCTCGTCAGATTTCATCCATGGTATTAAGCCTGCGAAATAAGATAGAGATTAATGTTCGCCAGCCGCTCTCACGTATTATACTTCCTGTGGATGATGAAGAGGAGAGACAGGCCATCGAATCCATGGAGGATATCATATTGGATGAGGTGAACGTCAAGGATATTGAATTTGTAGATGACGATTCCGGAATTGTGAGAAAATCAGCCAAGCCTAACTACCCCGTTCTGGGTAAAAAGCTGGGCGACAAAATGAAGCCTGTGGCTGAAATGATCAGGAATCTCAACACACAGGAAATTACCGAATACGAGAACACCGGTTCCATAAAGCTGGATCTTGGCGAACAGGGTACTGTTACGCTCGGCAGCGATGCTCTGGAAATCAACAGGGTAGGGCTGGAAGGCTGGGAAGTGGAAACCGAAAAAGGACTTAGTGTAGCGCTGGATACCGAGCTAACCACAAAGCTGGTACAGGAAGGTCTGGCGCGTGAATTCGTGAACCGGATTCAGAATATGCGTAAGGAAGCAGATTTCGATGTTGTAGATCGAATTGCAATAGGATTTAACGGATCGAATCAACTTGAGGAGGCTGTTGAGTCAATGAATGACTATATTAAGAGCGAAACATTGGCTGAAGATATTACCCCTTCGAAACTGGATGTTTCAGATTTCGTGAAAACCTGGGAAATTGGTGATAAAGACTGCACAATTTCCATTCGAAGAAACCCCAATTAA
- a CDS encoding bifunctional 3,4-dihydroxy-2-butanone-4-phosphate synthase/GTP cyclohydrolase II yields MSGDITFDSIESAVKDIKNGRMVIVADDEDRENEGDFVMAAEKVTPEAINIMAKYGRGLICVPITRQKAYSMDLDYMVTDGADPDEAAFTVSVDHKELTTTGISAADRANTIKELIKENADPQAFRRPGHIFPLIGVEGGVLRRAGHTEAAIDLAQLAGLKPAGIICEIMKDDGEMARLPDLAKIAEEFDMKFITIKDLISYRMKNESLVRKIVEIDLPTIYGDFTLHAFQERLTGDNHLALVKGDWEENDPVLVRVHSSCVTGDIFGSKRCDCGEQLHQALLQVEKAGTGVVLYMNQEGRGIGLVNKLKAYKLQEEGMDTVEANEALGFEPDHRDYGVGAQILRSLNVTKLRLMTNNPVKRVGLKSFGLEMVERVPLEVGAYPENVRYLKTKRDKMGHHLKLDELDPHSPKYLDSIVKDES; encoded by the coding sequence ATGTCCGGCGATATCACATTTGACAGTATAGAATCTGCTGTCAAAGACATCAAGAACGGCCGCATGGTCATTGTTGCAGATGATGAAGATCGAGAGAATGAAGGCGACTTTGTCATGGCAGCCGAAAAGGTGACCCCGGAAGCCATCAACATCATGGCCAAATACGGGCGTGGGTTAATTTGTGTACCAATCACCCGCCAGAAAGCCTACTCTATGGATCTCGACTATATGGTCACCGATGGGGCCGATCCTGACGAAGCAGCCTTCACTGTCTCTGTTGACCATAAGGAGTTAACCACGACCGGTATCTCTGCTGCAGATCGCGCCAATACCATTAAGGAACTGATCAAAGAAAATGCCGATCCCCAGGCTTTTCGCAGGCCGGGACACATTTTCCCTCTGATAGGTGTAGAAGGCGGTGTGCTTCGACGTGCCGGACATACAGAAGCCGCGATTGATCTGGCGCAACTTGCGGGGTTGAAACCGGCAGGCATCATTTGTGAGATTATGAAGGATGACGGTGAGATGGCCCGACTGCCTGACCTCGCAAAAATTGCCGAGGAGTTCGATATGAAATTCATTACCATCAAAGATCTCATCTCCTACCGGATGAAAAACGAGTCTTTGGTGCGCAAAATCGTAGAAATTGATCTACCCACCATTTACGGGGACTTCACCCTTCACGCATTCCAGGAACGTCTGACCGGCGACAATCACCTTGCGTTGGTTAAAGGTGACTGGGAAGAGAATGACCCGGTACTTGTGAGAGTGCACTCTTCTTGCGTAACAGGTGATATTTTTGGATCCAAACGGTGTGACTGCGGCGAGCAGCTGCATCAGGCCTTGCTACAAGTTGAGAAAGCTGGTACCGGAGTGGTTCTTTACATGAATCAGGAAGGTCGCGGTATCGGACTTGTCAATAAACTAAAGGCCTACAAACTGCAGGAAGAAGGCATGGATACGGTAGAAGCCAACGAAGCTCTCGGTTTTGAACCTGACCACCGGGATTACGGTGTCGGAGCCCAGATCTTGCGTTCGCTGAATGTCACCAAGTTGCGACTCATGACCAACAACCCCGTGAAGCGGGTTGGATTGAAAAGCTTCGGTCTTGAAATGGTAGAACGTGTACCGCTAGAGGTAGGAGCATATCCTGAAAATGTTCGCTACCTGAAGACGAAGCGCGATAAGATGGGACATCATTTAAAGCTTGACGAGCTCGATCCCCATAGTCCGAAATACCTGGATAGTATTGTTAAAGATGAATCTTAG
- a CDS encoding helical backbone metal receptor has product MANYERIISLVPSLTELLIDLGLEEQLVGRTRFCVHPKEKVKDIPIIGGTKNPRLDKIRAADPDYIVANKEENKKDHINELREDFEVKVTDISTIEDALITIHELGKELGVENESEKLIRQINEAMDEIPEEPPLRTAYLIWKDPYMTVGKDTYIHNVMKHWKLDNVFGDKTRYPKVSFYDITEKAPELILLSSEPYPFKEKHLAEFEEAFPNTRVLLAEGEWFSWYGSHMLHSFRRLNVWRKAIA; this is encoded by the coding sequence ATGGCAAACTACGAACGTATTATTTCCCTTGTCCCGAGTTTAACGGAGTTGCTGATCGACCTGGGTCTGGAAGAGCAGCTCGTGGGTCGCACCCGGTTTTGCGTGCACCCAAAAGAGAAAGTAAAAGACATCCCCATTATCGGCGGTACCAAGAATCCACGGCTTGATAAAATAAGGGCAGCCGATCCGGATTATATCGTGGCGAATAAGGAAGAAAACAAAAAAGATCATATCAATGAACTGCGGGAAGACTTCGAAGTAAAAGTCACCGATATCAGTACAATTGAAGATGCCTTGATCACCATACACGAACTCGGTAAAGAGCTTGGAGTGGAAAACGAATCCGAAAAACTCATCAGGCAAATCAACGAGGCTATGGATGAAATCCCGGAAGAGCCTCCCCTTCGCACCGCTTACCTGATCTGGAAAGATCCATATATGACGGTCGGTAAAGACACCTACATCCATAATGTGATGAAGCACTGGAAACTGGACAATGTCTTCGGCGATAAAACCCGCTACCCGAAAGTCAGTTTCTACGACATTACCGAAAAAGCCCCCGAACTGATACTGCTCAGCAGCGAGCCCTATCCTTTCAAGGAAAAACATCTCGCCGAGTTTGAAGAGGCTTTTCCCAATACACGTGTCCTTCTAGCTGAAGGCGAATGGTTCAGCTGGTATGGTTCACATATGCTTCACTCTTTCCGCCGGCTGAACGTCTGGCGTAAAGCTATTGCCTGA
- a CDS encoding signal peptidase II has translation MNRDKLFVLISPALVVIILDQLTKQLVRTTPSLQNMDLIPGWLALHYTRNPGMALGMDWFSTPVISVIAIIATIGIFTYILKTMHRANKPYLFCMGLVLGGAFGNIIDRLVMAKIESYGGILDGHVIDFIHFNLTISGYPVFPYIFNVADIAISTAIISLLVFNRRILPEENKEEAIEMESVTPEQEVSNSEIDTDSARDQNL, from the coding sequence TTGAACCGAGACAAACTCTTCGTACTTATCTCGCCTGCGCTGGTTGTGATAATTTTGGATCAGCTTACCAAACAGCTGGTCCGAACGACTCCATCCTTGCAGAATATGGATCTCATACCCGGCTGGCTGGCCCTGCACTATACCAGGAACCCCGGTATGGCCCTGGGGATGGACTGGTTTTCAACACCGGTGATCAGCGTGATAGCCATAATAGCCACCATCGGTATCTTTACCTACATTTTGAAAACCATGCACCGGGCAAACAAGCCGTATTTGTTTTGCATGGGACTGGTTTTGGGAGGTGCTTTCGGGAATATTATTGACCGTCTGGTCATGGCCAAAATTGAATCCTATGGGGGTATCCTCGATGGACATGTCATCGACTTTATTCACTTCAATCTTACCATTAGCGGGTATCCTGTCTTCCCGTATATATTTAATGTGGCGGATATCGCCATCAGCACGGCCATCATTTCTTTGCTTGTGTTTAACAGGCGCATCCTGCCGGAGGAGAATAAAGAAGAGGCGATAGAAATGGAAAGTGTTACACCGGAACAGGAGGTTTCTAATTCGGAAATAGATACCGATTCCGCCAGAGACCAGAACCTTTAA
- a CDS encoding fructosamine kinase family protein, whose amino-acid sequence MLPDSLQREIADKLDASIESATRVSGGSINEAAKLDIEKIGPAFLKWNRTADPDMFEKEVTGLKLLRDAETGLRVPDVILQGTVDGNTGYLLLEFIEDGRPGIQSAQEFGEQLAALHDHHGDSYGLDEDNYIGRLPQSNNRHNDWTNFFIDERMEPQLRMALESGKFRSSITGAFNNMYRELDEIFPEERPSLLHGDLWGGNYFYDTDGGPVIYDPAVYYGHREIELAFTHLFGGFSSAFYEAYDNVLPIEPGFGQRKEIYNLYPLLVHTNLFGGSYARQVEGIVKQFE is encoded by the coding sequence ATGCTGCCTGATAGCCTTCAAAGAGAAATTGCTGACAAACTGGACGCTTCCATAGAATCCGCCACCCGGGTTTCCGGCGGGAGCATTAATGAAGCTGCCAAATTGGATATTGAAAAGATAGGTCCGGCCTTTCTCAAATGGAATCGTACGGCAGATCCGGACATGTTTGAAAAAGAGGTGACCGGGCTGAAACTGTTACGAGATGCTGAAACGGGACTCAGGGTCCCTGATGTCATTCTTCAGGGTACTGTTGATGGGAATACAGGTTATCTGTTGCTCGAGTTTATTGAAGACGGTCGTCCCGGGATTCAATCTGCCCAAGAATTTGGGGAACAGCTGGCCGCCCTGCATGATCATCACGGGGATAGCTATGGACTGGATGAGGATAATTATATTGGTCGCTTGCCGCAATCCAACAACAGGCACAACGACTGGACTAACTTCTTTATTGATGAGCGCATGGAACCGCAGCTCCGGATGGCTTTGGAATCCGGAAAATTTCGTTCATCCATAACAGGAGCTTTTAACAATATGTACCGGGAGCTGGATGAAATTTTCCCGGAAGAGCGCCCCTCGCTGCTGCATGGTGATTTGTGGGGTGGGAACTATTTCTACGATACCGATGGTGGCCCAGTAATTTATGATCCGGCCGTCTACTATGGTCACAGGGAAATAGAGCTAGCTTTTACACATCTATTCGGCGGATTTTCCTCTGCCTTTTATGAGGCCTATGATAATGTCTTACCTATTGAGCCTGGCTTTGGGCAACGCAAGGAGATTTACAATCTTTACCCGCTACTGGTACATACCAATCTCTTCGGCGGCAGCTATGCCCGACAGGTGGAGGGTATTGTTAAACAGTTCGAATGA
- the yajC gene encoding preprotein translocase subunit YajC produces the protein MFNLALLLMGSPEEAGWMNLIFLGAIFAIFYFFIIRPQSKKQKEIQEKVSNIEKGDKIVTTGGMIAQVTTVEDDSVLAEIDKGVKARFMKSAITDVNPNKNNN, from the coding sequence ATGTTTAACCTAGCACTTTTACTAATGGGTTCTCCGGAAGAAGCGGGATGGATGAACCTTATTTTCCTTGGCGCCATATTCGCCATATTCTACTTTTTCATCATCAGGCCACAAAGCAAGAAGCAGAAAGAGATTCAGGAAAAAGTTTCTAACATCGAAAAGGGAGACAAAATAGTGACCACAGGCGGAATGATAGCTCAAGTAACCACTGTTGAGGATGACTCCGTGTTGGCTGAGATTGATAAAGGCGTTAAGGCACGCTTTATGAAAAGTGCCATAACGGATGTCAATCCAAATAAGAATAATAACTAG